ATCAGCCCGCAGATGGAAACGGGCGTCTCCAGCTAGCCTTCGCGTTGGGCTGATGGAAGCGTATCGAGGGGAAGTCCATCGCCGATGGCGAGAGTGTGTGCGTTCGCCCGTCAGACGTGGGTCTCgatgtaggagtgtgtgtgagcgagcgaTGGCGTGAGGGGCGGGCCGGGATCGGATTCGATATTCGGATCCGGTTCCTGAGAGAACAGCTCCCGATAGGCTCGTTTCCACTCCTGGAACTCTGTCGACGACAGCTGGGGATTGGTCAACAGCCTGTCAATCAGCGCTAGCTCCCCCTCCCTGTCCTGAGGGGAATGCAGAAACACAGGAGGGGCCCCCGTCACTTTGTGGACTTTGGATTTTCAGACCACGTAGCGTCAGAACGCAGACACACGAGACGCGAGACACACACTCAAGGGGACACACGGAGTTTGGGTGGGTTCACATTGAACACTGAGACCATCAGGTGTCCTAATCAATAATCCTCCAAGACCGCAacttcattcattgttttaaatgtttattctgaCTTTATGCACGTCAACAAGTTGAGAAATAATCCAATGGACCGCAGGAAGCAGTGCTCAGATTAATGTAGCAGAATGCTAACACTGGTAGCTAGTGCTTGAGTACAGAGtcagaatcaagaatcaaaCCGTGACCAATCAACGACCGGGATCGACTCTGACAGGGAGGCGAACCCAGACTCGGTTCAGGATCTACCGCCACACCTTCACCTGGACGCCTGAAAGCTCCAGGTGAAGCTAAAGCTACAAACATCAGCTGCCTTTTGGACGTCTTTTTCAGGACGGCCTGCTAATTCCAGACACGGAAGTCAAAGAGTACTAGTCTAGAACCCGGTACTAGTCTAGAACCCGGTACTAGTCTAGAACCCGGTACTAGACTAGTCTAGTCTAGTACCGGGTTGGAAattgttttataattatttgtattttatgaattTCTTGGACTTGGTTGTTCTGGTTTTCTGGAGTCAGGAAGTATTTAAAAAGCTGCACCTAATGGCATTGTTGATAATAAATAACCATTTAGCTTTATATGAAACATCAAAGGAAATGGTCAGTCATTTTCTGCTCACCCCCGCGTCAATGAATGGCCAGTAAAGGATGACGCCAGACAGAACAGACACgaaagctcctcctccacagaccTTCGACAAACATTTCTACAGCGACGTGGACAGGCTCCGCCCACGTACACAGAGGacgcaacacagagacaaactgtGGAAACCCAGCCCACAAACATGGCCGCCGCTAAAGCAGCATAAATCCACGGATGGAAAAGACTCGGAGACAGACGACAGCACAGAAGACATTTCACTGTCATGTGACACTTTCTGTGGATCAGTCCAGACGAATAACGCTTAAAGGGACCGTTCACCCTAAAGTCCAACATCATTTTGGGAGAGAAACATCTGAAGAGTTTCTTTGCTTTAGCCTGGTTTAAATCAGCTATGGAGTTCAGCAAGGTTCAGTTTTAGGACCAGTTCTCTTCACTCTATGCATGCTGCCCCTCGGTAACATCATTAAGGAAGCACAAAATGAATTTTCATTGTTATGCAGATGACACCCATCTCTATTTATCATTGAAGCCAGATGAACGGATGACGAACCAGGAAGTCAAACTTCCTGGctttaaaagcattaaaactTGGATTTCCAGTAATGTTTTATCTCTAAATTCTGATACAACTCATCCTAATCAGCACGAAGCGTCTTGAGCAAAGGTTAGCCAATGAGAATCTATTTTCATCAAAGGGAGGAGGTTTTAGTCCATGTCCACTGACTCTGTGGACGTGGACTAAAACACGGAATCTGTGATTTTATACAACACAATACAAATTGATTGAAATTGATTGATGGCAAGGCTGGTTTGTCGCTCAGATAGACATCGATGACTGTATTGGCAGCATTACATATTTATAGAGTTGTTTTCAATCCGAGAGACGAAGCCGAGTCCCACTTCAGTAGGCGTATTATTCATGGTTAACTCCCTCGAGCTACATAAAGTAGGTGGTGCTAAATGTGGCGCTCCAGAAATCATGACCCGGTTACTCAGGATGAGACCGCTTGATGTGGGAACGAGTTTCTCTCTGCATCCATGTGCAGAATGAAATGGCGCCCAAACAAGGAGAAGCTTGTAGGATGTAAACACTAACGTCCTCATCATTTGCTAgcctagctagctagctagcttccAGTCTCATGCTCAGAGTCAATGGCAGGATAAAGCTAAAGAGCAAAGATCCCGAGACCCTCAAATTTCAATCACGTGAAATCGATAAGCAGCCCTGATGTAAGAGGAAACGATTTAGgggtgaactgtccctttaagaaAGGCTTTCAGGTGTGATGTCGCGTGAACCGACCTTCAGCGTGGAGGTCAGGATGCGGAGGCGGTGCAGGCGCTCGTTGAGCTGAGGGTCGGCGGCTCGTCTGAGGAACGACTGCCTGAACTCCGACTGTCCTTTGCCGTCGTTGCCACGCCCGAGAGGACAAACCCCGCCCTGCTCGCACGCACGGAACAGGTCGCCCAGCGATGCTCCCTCGCTGCCGCCTTCAACCAGAAGAAAAGACACCTGAACATCCGGAAACCGCCCCACAAGCAACGACGGAGGGGGGCAGACTTTAGGAGAATTAAGACCAATGTTTGAGCTTCTGACCAGACATAAATGCTGAGTCATGTATCAGTTTGACCACTGGGGGGCAGCAATACGCCTCAACTCCTCCTGTACGTTTGCGGTCTCACCGTTGCGTGTTTGCAGCTCCTCCCTGACCGGAGGCGCGAGGAGCGCGTGGAGGTTGCAGTCTCGTGGCAGCGTGAAGCTGCGGGGTTTCCCTCCCTGGGTTGCCATAGGGATCAGTCTCTGCATCGCCGTGGGCAACGGGACGTTCCTCTGCGCAGGAAGAGTGTAGACGGCTCCGACCATCATCGTCCCGCCGACCTGACCAGGCTCGGCGAAGACGGCGTCCTCTGAAGAACGGACgccatttttaaatgctgcatctttaGCATATCGCGGTGAGCGGGTCGGATCGGCGTACCCAACGGGCCCGTCTGGAGGAAGTGAAGTCCAGCCTCGGTCAACGGCGTCTCAATCAGGTCCTGCCAGGAGCGCCTCTGAGACGACGACGAGCGGACAGGCGAGCCCGTCTCGCTGCTGCCCCCCGCAGGACTGGAGCGGTACTACACAGAACCGGTGCAGACAGGTTACTTTGTTCGTGTGCTAAGCTATGCTAATTAGCCCTTAGCTCCTAAATCCAAACGCACACCTCCAGGGGGTCACATCTGTACTGgacgtcgctgctgctgctgcctcccggcttcctcccgctgTGCGTGGTGCCGCCCCCTAGAGGACCGGGGTGGTACTGCGGCTCAGCGACCACCGACGGGGGCTCGCCACAGAGGAAGTCCTCCTGGGAGGATCGAGAACGAGACGTCTCCGTGGAGGACAGACGGGTCCGGCCCTCCAAGTAGGCGCTCATCTGACGGGGAGAGGAAAGGAGCTGAAGTCGGTAAGTTAGAGCGCCATGATGGCGGAGCTCGCCCAACCCCTCCCTGCAGTGACTCACTGACGGGGGCCGTGGGTAGGTATCGTACGGAGGTGGAGGACTGTCCTGTTTGGGACTGGAGGTGGTGTCATCCTCATGCTCGCTCTCACTCCAGTAATCtgcccacacgcacacacgcacacacacacacacagcaacacatcaGCATGTGAACCGTTGCCCTTCAGCAAGGCGGTGAGGAACCCTCACCCTGCTCCTGGCGTATCCTCTCCCGCTCGGCGTAGCCCGCGGCGGCCATGTTTAGACGGCTCAGCCACctgaagggaggaaggatggCTTCATGACATCACGTTTAAAGAATACGTTTCAGACAGCAgcgacctcccccaagcagcccccccccctccctaactggatccacaccgtcaccatggtgatctggatcagcaccaggaggttctagatcGTTCTTAGTGTCCCCGCCCAGCGGAGGGCTTTACCTGTTCATGTCGTCCACGCCGTCGGCCGCGAAGTAGAAGCTCTTGACCTTGGGGTGGCACGCTTTGAAAGCGCTGCGGACAGGTGAGGAGTGGGAGGAGTTACTCCGGCAGGTAAGCTGCACTTGGACACACCTTTCAGGTACTCACTACTTCTTGCGACATTCGCTGGCCCGGTCGATCTTGAACTCTGGGAGGCTGACGAAGCCCTCGGCCTTCTCGTCCTGGACGGGAAGACGAACAGAatgaaagcaggaagcaggaagtaggaagcaggaagtgcttcCAGCCTCTGCGTGTCGGCGACGGGGACTCGCCTCCTCGTTGATGTACCAGTACAAGCAGTTCTCCTTCAGGACGAACCAGTACTTCTTCCACTTCTGGGAGAAGTAACCCTTGGCGTCCCGCTTCCTCCACAGCCAGCCCTCGCAGTCTCCCCGGCCCAGCGCCTTGCAGGAGACACGCCTCCGGCTCAGGGAGGCCACGCCCCGCCCTGGAACGACATTCTGATCTCATGCAATCCCAGACTTTATTTTAGCTTAATCTAAAACCAAACGGTGACCGTCCAAAAGAATCGCTTCCAACCGATGCTCGTTGAAATTCAAGCTCACACGGGAATCTGAAAAAGCAGATGAATCCAGTGTCTTCATGGACGCAGCGCTCacctttattcttcttcttcttctgcagagaGGACGACTGCTGGTACGTCTGaaagaagggaagaagaagaagaagaagacgaagacgaagagaAGGCGGGTGAAGCGCTTTCGGGATGAATCCTGGGATCTGACAGGAtctcagggaggagagggaaccCAAAGGAACGCTCGTTATCTGCTTCCCACACGAGGCTGGGAGCGGGGCGGCTCGGCGGGACGTCCCGGTGAGGGACGCTGAGGGACGCTGAGGGACGTCCGCCAGAGACACAGACGAAGGACGCTCGGTTCTGCTAGCTTTGAATTAAAAGTTAATTCTCACTGGATTATTTCCTTCCTAACTTTGACGCCGCTGAACTTCATTTATTATCTGAcaataatttatatataatataaattatataattatagttatataatatataatcatttattttaatattcttAGTATTTCTCTCCAAACATTTAGCTTTGGATCGTTCGCTTCCTCACCGATCCGTGTTGGTCATGTGACCTCTCCTCCACGGGTCAGACgctcagtgatgtcatcacattaCACATGGAGCTCGCCCAATCACAGCCACACACTCAGCAAGACGGATGACACGGTCCCGCCCACACCCACTGACACGCCATCTGCCACCgcagcacgcgcacgcacacgcacacgcacacacacgcacacacacacacacacacacacacacacacacacacacacacacacacacacacacacacacacacacacacacacacacacacacacacacacacacacacacacacacacacacacacacacaaacgcatgacTTACGTGATAAATAGGGGCGGGTTCTCTCGGGGGAGAATCTCTCTGATTTGTCTGGAGGACGTAGTGGGAGGGGCTTTGGCTGTGATGGCTCCGCCTCTTGGCACTCTTGGCTGTGTTGTTGGATCGTTTGCCCGGGCGTGCCGTGTGGGAGGAGTATTCGTCAGAGACCGCCCTCTCGTCCACGCCGGACAGTCCCACGTAGCGCATCAGCGACGCCTCTGGCGAGgtaaacaatgacatcatcgtgatgctcctccttcctccccgagctccgcctcctcactCTAAGAATCAACCTTTTATCTTCTTATCCAGGCGTGAACATTTCAGCCGGTCCGATAAAATCTACGACAGAGTCAGGAGATTTATCGTgtgtcgtgtgtgcgtgtgtcgtgtgtgcgtgtgtgtgtcgtgtgtcgtgtgtgtgtcgtgcgtgtgtgttgtgcgtgtgtcgtgtgtgtgtcgtgtgtcgtgcgtgtgtgttgtgcgtgtgtcgtgtgtgcgtgtgtcgtgtgtgtgtcgtgtgtgtgtgtgtgtgtgtgtgtgtgtcgtgcgtgtgtgttgtgtgtgtgtcgtgtgtgcgtgtgtcgtgtgtgtgtcgtgcgtcgtgcgtgtgtgtcgtgcgtgtgtgtcgacAGGATGTTGACATGATTAgtctcctccatctcttccaccaacttcctcttcttcactccaCCAGGGAGGAAACTCTTCTCCACCTTGTCCTCCCCTGGTTGCTAGGCAGCGGCCAGAGGGAAGTGAGACCCCGAGAGGAGCttctgtcaccatggcaactgtGTGATTGATTCAGGTGGAGGTccattttttcccctcttttggTCGCCGCCCTTCACTTTTTCCGCCTTTGTGCCGACCGccttctctcgctctcctctttGATGCTGATTGCTCAGAGGAGGtgcgctcacgcacacacgcacacacgcacacacgcacacccacacacgcacggcggcggcgctcaCCTCTGCGGCTCTCTCTGATGAGCTTGGCCGGGTCTTCGTAGTCGCCCACCCAGTTGCACTCGGCGGGCATGGAGACGGGCCTGAGCCTCCCTGCAGGGGCAGAACGCAATCACAGCGTCGCCCCGGGCAACGTCACCGCTGTCAAACACAGTCTAACGTTCAGATCATCGTCATCACGTTGAATCTGGATCGGCACCAGATCCGACCGGTCCTTCCCATCCCGTTAACGGACAAATGTTCTTCAGGCAATTTCTGCGCTGAAGAGTTTCCATGACGACCACATCTGCAGTTTGTCGCAGACGCTCGTTGAATCTGGACTCAACCTGGCGGTTCACACCGGTAAGCTAGCAGAGACCGcgtatccatggcaacagctgTTCCCACTGGGTATTATGTGCGATCAAAATCAACTTTAGGATCTAAAGCATAAACCTTTTATGTTTCTAATGATAATAACAAGTCATCCTTTCTCACgacatcatcgtcttcatcacttTCTAAcctcccctctcttcctccttctgacATCACACACCTACCGTATGTGGGCGTGGTGCAGTAaacaggctcctcctcctcccgcaggCGAGACTCCTGATCCAGGAAGGAGTTCGGTGACTCACAGCGCTTAGCAACGCTGACGCCACCGTGGTTACGAGATGCCTCGTCTCCAGACAAGGCTCCCGTCTCGTCTCTATGGCAACAGCAGAGGCAGTGAACACGTTAAAGTTAACGTTAACGTGAGGCCGACGTGTGATTGGCTCAACAGAAGACTTTACCTCGGTGCGTATggctcaggaggaggaggcgggataTGGAGGTCCTGGAGGGCGGAGCTCTTGGTGGGCGTGCCTGAGGGTGTGGCCGAGCTGCTGCCTGGGCTTCTGGTTGGCTGCAGAGAGGGCGGCACTATTAACTAAAACGCTGATATAAATATTGATCGTTCCGACTGGAACATGGAGCTTTAAATCTGATCCCGTTATTATTAGAGAACAGGAAGTTAATAAAGGTAAAACCGTTAAAAGTCGTGACTGGAGCGGCGCCCTAATAAGGTCGGCCGTCCCACCTGCATCGCCAGGGGTTTCCAGCGCATGTTCTTCAGCAGCGCGGGGGCGGAGCTCAGCGTGCTCTGGGGACGCTTCTTCAGGGTCAGCGACACCACGCCTTTATCGGCCCTCAGCGAGCCCACCAGGTTCCGGAGCTGCCAGCCCACCTGCGGACGGGAGGAGACggcgggtcaaaggtcacctcgGTGTCTGGACCGGGTCCACGTCGTCACTGGACCTCATTGAGCCTTGCGTGCGAGGCGGGTGGAGGCGGAGAGTCTAGAGAACTCACCAGAACTTCATTTGTTCTGGGTTAAcgtcaggaagaggaggagccaccgtgcacacacacacacacacgcacacacacagaacccacCACCGTCTGGTGATTGACTTGAATGACTTCGTCTCCAGCGTGGATCTTCTTACAGCGATCAGCCGGAGACTACAGAAAGGAAGCAGACAGCGGTGATCGATCAGCCgatcgatcagctgattgattcCTTCACGCCGGGCCCGCGGCGAGCCTCTCACCCCTTCAGTCGTCCCCGTGATCACGTGGAGGCCGTCGTAGGTCGACTTGATGTACATTCCCTGACGGAGAAGGGAAAAGGGACAAAAGAGACGCTGAGGTGGCGGCGCCTGAAggccggccccgccccccgccccccggccccgccccccgatCCCCAGGTTGTTACCAGGCCTTCAGAGGGCTTGACGTTGGCGAGGTGAACCAGCTCCAGGTGGGCCGACTGGGACACCAGCGGGTCGGACGACACGCACACGATGTGCTCACACACCTCCGACAGGGTTTTACACtagagaggaagagcgagacgagtgctaagctaagctaagctaagctaagctaagctaacagagaggaggcggggctcacCACGTGGAGGATCTTGTTCTCCGTCTCAAACACCGTACAGTCCTGAGGGAGAAGCAGAGTTTAAGATCAAGCGCTCCATCccacacagaaccccccccccccccccccccacctgagcGGCCAGGTGTTCACGCACCTGCTGCACGATGGTGGTCAGCTCCAGGCACAGCTGGATCACGTTGTTCCGGGTCACCGAGTAGTCCGCCACCGCAGCGAAGGGAGACCTGGAGGGGCAGATAACAGCCGTCAGTCTCCTCCCGCAGGAGACGCACAGGTGGAGGCGACCCGGATCAGAACCCGGATCAGAACCCGGCCCGCTGCCTGATCTGGGTCATCGGTATCGAGGTTGAGTTCTAAATATACGCCGGACCCGAGGCGACGCGGGCCGTCTGCTCATCATCACACCCCCACCCTCCGGGGACGCTTGTTCTCTACGCCAGGACGGCCCGGCTTCCTCTGAGGCCGATCAGAACCCCACGGAACCAGCCGGATCAATAACAACCTGTATCGATTTAACCCCACCTGTCCAGCCAGGCCAGCAGGCTCTTGGCGGCGGTGATGAGGTCGACCACAGAGGTCAGCAGGTCGTTGGGGAGCCGCCTGGAGGacctgctctctgattggctgctgcgccGGCGTCCGGAGATGAAGTTCTGCAGGTTCTTGGCGGAGGCGCCGAGTTTGTGAGCCAGAGTCCGGACGCTCTCCGTCTCCAGACCCGAGTTCTGCTCAAAGAGGCGCCGCGGATACAGATTAGCATCCCGGTTGTGCTTATCAGGCTCCGAAAAGCCCAAAGAGGTTCCGTCACGCCCGCTTCCAGAACCGCCGGACTCACCAGAGCGCAGAGCAGGTCCACCGCCTCCAGGATCAGCTCCTGGTGTCCGATCCGGGACACgcccagctcctccagctcgccGTGGCTGATCCTCAGCAGCCGCTCCCCGCACACGGCGCCACgctcaaacacgcacacgtacTGCTGCAGGCAGTCGTCCAGACCTGCAGGAGGACAGCCGACGCCGTAACCACGGCAACCGCacggacaacaacaacaacggggcTTGTTTTCCACACGCTGAGGTCAGTGCGTTAtaaacaataaatcaataaacaaaaatacaaatcgATACGACAGACGgatgaagaaacacacacacacacacacacgcacacgcacacgcacacgcacacgcacacgcacacgcacacgcacacacacacacacacacacacacactcttatcaCAAtaacctgaaacacacacgcacacacacacacacacacaaacacacacgcacacacacacacactctttcccGCCCAGTTAGCGCTGTCGCTAGCGGCGCCGTAGCTTCACACATCTTGCCTGGATGCTAACGAAGCAAACCTGCGTGGGACGGAGGGAAAGGACCGGCTCAGGTGAGCTGGACTCCCCATTGGGTTGTGTAACACCGGTGTGTGCGTGGGCCGGGCTCTCTACATGGGCaggtgtgtgagtgcgtgtgtgtgtgtgtgtgtgtgtgcgtgggcggGAGCGTGCGTGCCTCGCTAACGTGTGTTTGTCTGGCCCGGTTCTGCTGAGTCAAAGGAACGAAGATGAAGACGGAGCCGCTCGGCGGCCCCTGGATCCCATaacaatgaacacacacacacacacacacacacacacacacacacacacaccgctgcaaGCATCGATCCATCAGAACCGCACAGCGAAAATGCAGgagtgtggaggaagaggaggagaaaaaagacagaagaggaagaaaatgaaactCATGAGCCAgctgttaaacacacacacacacgcacacacgcacacacacacctcagctcCAGCTGTTCTAAATGAGGTGTTCAAATGCCTCATATCAAGCATGGAAAATAAGACGCTGCAGCCCGAACGAACGTAAAATTAAATCACTTCCTGCCTTTCGCAGCGTGAACTAAAACGAGGAAGAGGCGGCTGGATCACGCGAAGAGCGTGAGAACGTTAAAGGTGAAGCTCGCTACCGAATCACGGCTGTGGTTTCATCGTTTAGTGTTTTTCACGCTTTTAAATGTCGTGTTTTCAGGCccacgtaaaaaaaaacaaatgtctatCATTTAACGGTAAAaccgttgtcatggaaacggcCTCTAAATCTGCCGGAGCCGGATTTCTATTACGATCCATACCAAACGGCACAAATTCAACTGTCAATCTAAAGGAGGAGTCatgtgacaccccccccccccctatcaggATCCACAACTCGACCTAGAGGGGTCTGTTCTGGACCAGGACCGTCGTCCCACCTACTGGTCGTATACAGAATGACGGCTGAGCAATCAGATAATGAGGTAGTGGTGTAGTAGCAGTGAGGTAGTGGTggtgtagtagtagtgaggtagtggtggtgtagtagtagtgaggtagtggtgtagtagtagtgaggtagtggtggtgtagtagtagtgaggtagtggtgtagtagtagtgaggtagtggtgttgtagtagtagtgaggtagtggtgtagtagtagtgaggtagtggtggtgtagtagtagtgaggtagtggtgtagtagtagtgaggtagtggtggtgtagtagtagtgaggTAGTGGTGTAGTAGCAGTGAGGTAGTGGTggtgtagtagtagtgaggtagtggtgtagtagtagtgaggtagtggtggtgtagtagtagtgaggtagtggtgtagtagtagtgaggtagtggtggtgtagtagtagtgaggtagtggtggtgtagtagtagtgaggtagtggtgtagtagtagtgaggtagtggtgttgtagtagtagtgaggtagtggtgtagtagtagtgaggtagtggtggtgtagtagtagtgaggtagtggtgtagtagtagtgaggtagtggtggtgtagtagtagtgaggtagtggtgtagtagtagtgaggtagtggtggtgtagtagtagtgaggtagtggtgtagtagtagtgaggtagtggtgttgtagtagtagtggtgtagtagtagtgaggtagtggtggtgtagtagtagtgaggTAGCGGTGAGGTCTGCACCCTGAAAAGAACGTGCCAGAGCCCCAGGATCCAGGATCCACCTGCGGGGGCGTCTCTCGTACTGGATCACGAGTCCGTCCCGTAGCAACACGGGTCACGTTTTCGTATATTTCGGgagaggaaggtgtgtgtgggcCAGTATCGTGCATAATGAGTCTAATCTGTCCAATCGCACCACGACATACAGAAAACGCGCGTTGGACTGCTCCAAAGAGCGTGACTCAGCGCTGACTCACGCTCTCCACTCCCACGGAGGTACACTTCTCACAACAACAGGCGAGCCAAACTCCCACGgccgcccccctcctctctgacaCACGTCTAATGGAACCAGATTGGGCTGTGACTCCTGGGATGTTGGAGAGTCCTCTAAAAGCCCGAGTCCTAGCCCGAGTCCTCTAAAAGCCCGAGTCCTAGCCCGAGTCCTCTAAAAGCCCAGGTCCTAGCCCGAGTCCTCTAAAAGCCCGAGTCCTAGCCCGAGTCCTCTAAAAGCCCAGGTCCTAGCCCGAGTCCTCTAAAAGCCTGACTCCTAGCCCGAGTCCTCCCCGCCGGGTTATGGGCCACGTGTTCCTGGAGATTGGCTAACAATAGAAGTTCGATTAGCGCTCGATGCTAGCAGCTTCAggtgtctctttttctttttttacttccctGTAAATAATTAGGAAAGCTAAAAACAGAAGAGCACAGGAATCATTCAGGAGGCAGCTTTACAGTCTTTAAGTTCATCGTTTAGAGGTGAGaccagggggaggagccagacGATTCCCTCAGGTGAACAACCTCTTTCAAATTTACCTGTCGGCCACGCCGGGtttcctctccagcagctgatcacTAACGAGCTCCTTGCTGATCATTAGAATCACCTGCTTTAGGCCTCTGGCCTCATAATGGAGCTAGCAGTCGGGCTAACATTAGCGCCCACCTGCTAATGGTCCACGATGCAGACACCTGTGTCACGTGTTTCATCAACAGCTGAGCGTCATCACGGTAAAAAAAGGCGGAGCCTTCCCAGCCGGCCTCCTCTGATGACGTCACGCGTGTCGTCAGTCGCAGCAGCTTCAGCGAGGGCGAGCATGGCAGAAGGACAGGGGGCAGCATTCCAGCATTCCAGCATTCCCGA
This DNA window, taken from Brachionichthys hirsutus isolate HB-005 chromosome 14, CSIRO-AGI_Bhir_v1, whole genome shotgun sequence, encodes the following:
- the cnksr2a gene encoding connector enhancer of kinase suppressor of ras 2 — its product is MALVMEPVSKWSTSQVVAWMKGLDDCLQQYVCVFERGAVCGERLLRISHGELEELGVSRIGHQELILEAVDLLCALNSGLETESVRTLAHKLGASAKNLQNFISGRRRSSQSESRSSRRLPNDLLTSVVDLITAAKSLLAWLDRSPFAAVADYSVTRNNVIQLCLELTTIVQQDCTVFETENKILHVCKTLSEVCEHIVCVSSDPLVSQSAHLELVHLANVKPSEGLGMYIKSTYDGLHVITGTTEGSPADRCKKIHAGDEVIQVNHQTVVGWQLRNLVGSLRADKGVVSLTLKKRPQSTLSSAPALLKNMRWKPLAMQPTRSPGSSSATPSGTPTKSSALQDLHIPPPPPEPYAPRDETGALSGDEASRNHGGVSVAKRCESPNSFLDQESRLREEEEPVYCTTPTYGRLRPVSMPAECNWVGDYEDPAKLIRESRREASLMRYVGLSGVDERAVSDEYSSHTARPGKRSNNTAKSAKRRSHHSQSPSHYVLQTNQRDSPPREPAPIYHTYQQSSSLQKKKKNKGRGVASLSRRRVSCKALGRGDCEGWLWRKRDAKGYFSQKWKKYWFVLKENCLYWYINEEDEKAEGFVSLPEFKIDRASECRKKYAFKACHPKVKSFYFAADGVDDMNRWLSRLNMAAAGYAERERIRQEQDYWSESEHEDDTTSSPKQDSPPPPYDTYPRPPSMSAYLEGRTRLSSTETSRSRSSQEDFLCGEPPSVVAEPQYHPGPLGGGTTHSGRKPGGSSSSDVQYRCDPLEYRSSPAGGSSETGSPVRSSSSQRRSWQDLIETPLTEAGLHFLQTGPLEDAVFAEPGQVGGTMMVGAVYTLPAQRNVPLPTAMQRLIPMATQGGKPRSFTLPRDCNLHALLAPPVREELQTRNGGSEGASLGDLFRACEQGGVCPLGRGNDGKGQSEFRQSFLRRAADPQLNERLHRLRILTSTLKDREGELALIDRLLTNPQLSSTEFQEWKRAYRELFSQEPDPNIESDPGPPLTPSLAHTHSYIETHV